One part of the Haliotis asinina isolate JCU_RB_2024 chromosome 2, JCU_Hal_asi_v2, whole genome shotgun sequence genome encodes these proteins:
- the LOC137273195 gene encoding ADAMTS-like protein 2 isoform X1, protein MNARQCVDILHIVTVCFVVSHSGVESRDRTKITAHEEISCDFRWSAWSEFSPCSRSCGLGMKARHRTCYEYGPDPRPVDGKNCKGKTRDQQACNTQPCSPGSRDFRELQCSFFNGQTYRGRLHQWKAFTARGRDQVSDPCALMCEAEGHSGIVVKFSQRVVDGTECGRSPWRVCVAGICVPIGCDSRPYSNKTEDHCGVCGGRNDTCHTVTKTISYRLPSGTTELLRIPVGARYVKVTERPRNGVILSLKNAQGTVSINGRTGRGHSTDTKLVAGTVVYYYHPRRGLKNIRAEGPLNDTLIVMGHTRHPSRVSLWYEYTIHNTKTKPTQGVDQGGPDNPDPSYPWQSLLYNHVVSGRGVAGTKSLANSMPIVALATSTVQPSCQRRHAVIRGKVAHDIQGKVAHDIQGKVSHGIQGKVSHGIQGKMAHGKKRRGGKTFETFHRLRGRGPSKSGRRKSFSRSHRRRVHKSSGRRKMSSRNKGSIKTVYSKGGIIKNVSRSSRNGAKKPRPFPNNVQKKGTKGSHQGIMVSKQTTTEPSQRYTTVERSTKASMKSIAKTTQYTAPVTSTPIAVGTTWNGSLTAATTTQRYGNVTTTTTSTTPQPTEVSAPFENASVASPSKRSPVEAAFPTFMPDKISGASKEDLSIASRTPGSHVGGDNPELQVGLSIQVATRKPEKAERRRRGRGRKRKKEDRFLWRANDVTPCTSTCEIGTTVTFFSCYQRTGERVDDRFCNSQTKPPPSHHTCSGRTCKPRWVAGLWSECSESCGEGRQERTARCWQMMAPGFDSTVRDFACNPDDKPQTVRSCHRLRSCVPQWEISAWEECSTECGYGVQLRHVRCSNENEATCSTRRKPPDRRPCRNKPCINHWFTLPWSSCSGMCGIRKRKVYCRDNQGRVVDDRKCDYNTKPLTVHACGHCQNKWVPQDWGECSVTCGGGVTTRRVVCGATSRGSFHIRPDSYCIEEARPPTTTRCRTAPCGAAWYTTEWSECSESCGTTGFRYRDVRCYGGPETEMCDANSRPEERERCQLPPCKKEMRCEDDGETQCHLVVSAKLCSHKYYRTACCQTCSSHH, encoded by the exons ACCCGACCCCAGACCTGTTGATGGCAAGAACTGCAAGGGCAAGACGCGGGACCAACAAGCATGCAATACCCAG CCCTGCTCGCCAGGATCACGCGACTTCAGAGAACTCCAGTGCTCTTTCTTCAACGGTCAGACGTACAGAGGGAGACTTCACCAATGGAAGGCCTTCACTGCAC GTGGGAGGGACCAGGTGAGTGATCCTTGCGCACTGATGTGCGAGGCGGAGGGACACAGCGGTATCGTGGTTAAGTTTTCCCAGCGAGTTGTGGATGGCACCGAGTGTGGAAGAAGCCCCTGGAGAGTCTGTGTCGCCGGGATTTGCGTG CCTATAGGATGTGACAGCCGTCCGTATTCTAACAAGACGGAAGATCATTGTGGTGTGTGCGGCGGCAGGAACGACACATGTCACACGGTGACGAAGACGATTTCCTATAGGTTACCTTCAG GTACTACTGAACTGTTGAGGATTCCAGTCGGTGCCCGATATGTCAAGGTTACGGAACGCCCCCGAAATGGTGTCATCTTGT CTCTAAAGAACGCACAGGGCACGGTGTCCATAAACGGTCGCACTGGGCGTGGTCACTCCACAGACACGAAGCTGGTGGCCGGCACTGTCGTGTACTACTACCACCCTAGGAGGGGACTGAAGAATATCAGAGCTGAAGGACCTCTGAACGATACTCTTATTGTCATG GGTCACACCAGACATCCGAGCAGGGTGTCCTTGTGGTATGAATACACTATCCATAATACCAAAACAAAACCCACACAGGGGGTCGACCAGGGTGGTCCCGACAATCCTGACCCCAGTTATCCATGGCAATCTCTCCTGTACAACCACGTGGTTTCGGGGAGGGGCGTGGCTGGCACCAAATCACTCGCCAATTCCATGCCTATTGTTGCTCTCGCTACCTCTACAGTTCAACCGTCTTGCCAAAGGAGACATGCTGTCATCCGAGGCAAGGTGGCTCATGATATCCAAGGCAAGGTGGCTCATGATATCCAAGGCAAAGTCTCTCATGGTATCCAAGGCAAAGTCTCTCATGGTATCCAAGGCAAGATGGCTCACGGCAAGAAAAGACGAGGAGGCAAGACATTTGAAACGTTTCATAGACTGAGAGGACGGGGTCCCTCGAAATCTGGTCGACGGAAATCATTTTCAAGATCGCATCGCCGTCGGGTACATAAGTCATCCGGCAGAAGAAAGATGTCGTCGAGAAATAAGGGAAGTATCAAGACTGTGTATTCAAAGGGAGGGATAATTAAAAACGTTTCACGTTCTTCCAGAAATGGTGCAAAGAAACCGCGCCCGTTTCCAAACAATGTTCAAAAGAAAGGTACCAAAGGTAGTCACCAGGGTATTATGGTCAGCAAGCAAACTACCACAGAACCTTCACAGCGTTATACGACTGTTGAAAGGAGTACCAAAGCGAGTATGAAGTCGATTGCCAAGACGACACAGTATACGGCGCCAGTCACATCAACGCCGATCGCTGTTGGAACCACCTGGAACGGCAGCCTCACAGCAGCCACTACAACCCAAAGGTATGGCAACGTTACTACAACAACCACATCAACTACACCACAACCAACTGAGGTGTCAGCCCCATTTGAAAACGCGTCTGTTGCGAGTCCTTCAAAGCGCTCCCCAGTAGAGGCAGCTTTCCCCACCTTCATGCCAGACAAAATATCAGGGGCGTCGAAAGAGGACCTCAGTATTGCCAGCAGAACCCCAGGATCCCACGTAGGAG GGGACAACCCTGAGCTTCAGGTTGGCCTGTCAATTCAAGTCGCAACCAGAAAACCCGAGAAGGCAG AAAGAAGACGTCGAGGTCGAGGAAGGAAGAGAAAGAAAGAAGACAGATTTCTGTGGCGAGCCAATGATGTCACGCCCTGCACCTCTACGTGCGAAATTG GGACCACGGTGACGTTTTTCAGCTGTTATCAGCGCACAGGAGAGAGAGTGGATGACAGGTTCTGTAACAGCCAAACGAAGCCACCACCGTCCCACCACACATGCTCAGGCAGAACCTGTAAACCCAG ATGGGTGGCAGGGCTGTGGAGCGAATGCTCGGAGAGTTGTGGGGAGGGCCGACAGGAGAGGACAGCGCGATGTTGGCAGATGATGGCTCCGGGATTTGACAGTACTGTACGAGACTTCGCGTGTAACCCGGATGATAAGCCCCAGACAGTTCGTTCCTGTCACAGACTGAGAAGTTGTGTTCCACAGTGGGAGATATCAGCATGGGAAGAG TGTTCAACAGAGTGCGGCTATGGTGTTCAATTACGTCACGTCCGGTGCAGTAATGAAAACGAGGCTACGTGCAGCACACGCCGAAAGCCCCCCGACAGACGACCCTGCAGAAACAAGCCGTGTATAAACCATTGGTTCACACTGCCCTGGTCTTCT TGTTCGGGAATGTGCGGCATCCGGAAGCGGAAGGTGTATTGCAGGGACAATCAAGGCCGGGTGGTCGACGACAGGAAATGTGACTACAATACCAAACCTCTCACTGTCCATGCGTGTGGTCACTGCCAGAACAAGTGGGTGCCCCAGGATTGGGGAGAG TGTTCTGTGACCTGTGGGGGTGGGGTCACCACGAGACGCGTTGTGTGCGGCGCAACAAGCAGAGGCAGCTTCCACATTCGACCGGACTCGTACTGTATAGAGGAAGCCAGACCTCCCACAACCACCAGGTGTCGTACTGCGCCGTGTGGGGCCGCCTGGTATACCACAGAGTGGTCCGAG TGCTCTGAATCATGTGGCACCACTGGTTTCCGGTACCGTGACGTCAGATGCTACGGTGGACCGGAGACGGAAATGTGCGACGCTAACAGTCGACCCGAGGAACGCGAACGATGTCAGCTCCCGCCATGTAAAAAGG AGATGCGTTGTGAGGATGACGGTGAGACTCAGTGCCACCTGGTGGTGTCAGCCAAACTCTGTTCCCACAAGTACTACAGAACAGCTTGCTGCCAAACTTGCTCCTCTCACCATTAG
- the LOC137273195 gene encoding ADAMTS-like protein 2 isoform X2, whose product MNARQCVDILHIVTVCFVVSHSGVESRDRTKITAHEEISCDFRWSAWSEFSPCSRSCGLGMKARHRTCYEYGPDPRPVDGKNCKGKTRDQQACNTQPCSPGSRDFRELQCSFFNGQTYRGRLHQWKAFTARGRDQVSDPCALMCEAEGHSGIVVKFSQRVVDGTECGRSPWRVCVAGICVPIGCDSRPYSNKTEDHCGVCGGRNDTCHTVTKTISYRLPSGTTELLRIPVGARYVKVTERPRNGVILSLKNAQGTVSINGRTGRGHSTDTKLVAGTVVYYYHPRRGLKNIRAEGPLNDTLIVMGHTRHPSRVSLWYEYTIHNTKTKPTQGVDQGGPDNPDPSYPWQSLLYNHVVSGRGVAGTKSLANSMPIVALATSTVQPSCQRRHAVIRGKVAHDIQGKVAHDIQGKVSHGIQGKVSHGIQGKMAHGKKRRGGKTFETFHRLRGRGPSKSGRRKSFSRSHRRRVHKSSGRRKMSSRNKGSIKTVYSKGGIIKNVSRSSRNGAKKPRPFPNNVQKKGTKGSHQGIMVSKQTTTEPSQRYTTVERSTKASMKSIAKTTQYTAPVTSTPIAVGTTWNGSLTAATTTQRYGNVTTTTTSTTPQPTEVSAPFENASVASPSKRSPVEAAFPTFMPDKISGASKEDLSIASRTPGSHVGERRRRGRGRKRKKEDRFLWRANDVTPCTSTCEIGTTVTFFSCYQRTGERVDDRFCNSQTKPPPSHHTCSGRTCKPRWVAGLWSECSESCGEGRQERTARCWQMMAPGFDSTVRDFACNPDDKPQTVRSCHRLRSCVPQWEISAWEECSTECGYGVQLRHVRCSNENEATCSTRRKPPDRRPCRNKPCINHWFTLPWSSCSGMCGIRKRKVYCRDNQGRVVDDRKCDYNTKPLTVHACGHCQNKWVPQDWGECSVTCGGGVTTRRVVCGATSRGSFHIRPDSYCIEEARPPTTTRCRTAPCGAAWYTTEWSECSESCGTTGFRYRDVRCYGGPETEMCDANSRPEERERCQLPPCKKEMRCEDDGETQCHLVVSAKLCSHKYYRTACCQTCSSHH is encoded by the exons ACCCGACCCCAGACCTGTTGATGGCAAGAACTGCAAGGGCAAGACGCGGGACCAACAAGCATGCAATACCCAG CCCTGCTCGCCAGGATCACGCGACTTCAGAGAACTCCAGTGCTCTTTCTTCAACGGTCAGACGTACAGAGGGAGACTTCACCAATGGAAGGCCTTCACTGCAC GTGGGAGGGACCAGGTGAGTGATCCTTGCGCACTGATGTGCGAGGCGGAGGGACACAGCGGTATCGTGGTTAAGTTTTCCCAGCGAGTTGTGGATGGCACCGAGTGTGGAAGAAGCCCCTGGAGAGTCTGTGTCGCCGGGATTTGCGTG CCTATAGGATGTGACAGCCGTCCGTATTCTAACAAGACGGAAGATCATTGTGGTGTGTGCGGCGGCAGGAACGACACATGTCACACGGTGACGAAGACGATTTCCTATAGGTTACCTTCAG GTACTACTGAACTGTTGAGGATTCCAGTCGGTGCCCGATATGTCAAGGTTACGGAACGCCCCCGAAATGGTGTCATCTTGT CTCTAAAGAACGCACAGGGCACGGTGTCCATAAACGGTCGCACTGGGCGTGGTCACTCCACAGACACGAAGCTGGTGGCCGGCACTGTCGTGTACTACTACCACCCTAGGAGGGGACTGAAGAATATCAGAGCTGAAGGACCTCTGAACGATACTCTTATTGTCATG GGTCACACCAGACATCCGAGCAGGGTGTCCTTGTGGTATGAATACACTATCCATAATACCAAAACAAAACCCACACAGGGGGTCGACCAGGGTGGTCCCGACAATCCTGACCCCAGTTATCCATGGCAATCTCTCCTGTACAACCACGTGGTTTCGGGGAGGGGCGTGGCTGGCACCAAATCACTCGCCAATTCCATGCCTATTGTTGCTCTCGCTACCTCTACAGTTCAACCGTCTTGCCAAAGGAGACATGCTGTCATCCGAGGCAAGGTGGCTCATGATATCCAAGGCAAGGTGGCTCATGATATCCAAGGCAAAGTCTCTCATGGTATCCAAGGCAAAGTCTCTCATGGTATCCAAGGCAAGATGGCTCACGGCAAGAAAAGACGAGGAGGCAAGACATTTGAAACGTTTCATAGACTGAGAGGACGGGGTCCCTCGAAATCTGGTCGACGGAAATCATTTTCAAGATCGCATCGCCGTCGGGTACATAAGTCATCCGGCAGAAGAAAGATGTCGTCGAGAAATAAGGGAAGTATCAAGACTGTGTATTCAAAGGGAGGGATAATTAAAAACGTTTCACGTTCTTCCAGAAATGGTGCAAAGAAACCGCGCCCGTTTCCAAACAATGTTCAAAAGAAAGGTACCAAAGGTAGTCACCAGGGTATTATGGTCAGCAAGCAAACTACCACAGAACCTTCACAGCGTTATACGACTGTTGAAAGGAGTACCAAAGCGAGTATGAAGTCGATTGCCAAGACGACACAGTATACGGCGCCAGTCACATCAACGCCGATCGCTGTTGGAACCACCTGGAACGGCAGCCTCACAGCAGCCACTACAACCCAAAGGTATGGCAACGTTACTACAACAACCACATCAACTACACCACAACCAACTGAGGTGTCAGCCCCATTTGAAAACGCGTCTGTTGCGAGTCCTTCAAAGCGCTCCCCAGTAGAGGCAGCTTTCCCCACCTTCATGCCAGACAAAATATCAGGGGCGTCGAAAGAGGACCTCAGTATTGCCAGCAGAACCCCAGGATCCCACGTAGGAG AAAGAAGACGTCGAGGTCGAGGAAGGAAGAGAAAGAAAGAAGACAGATTTCTGTGGCGAGCCAATGATGTCACGCCCTGCACCTCTACGTGCGAAATTG GGACCACGGTGACGTTTTTCAGCTGTTATCAGCGCACAGGAGAGAGAGTGGATGACAGGTTCTGTAACAGCCAAACGAAGCCACCACCGTCCCACCACACATGCTCAGGCAGAACCTGTAAACCCAG ATGGGTGGCAGGGCTGTGGAGCGAATGCTCGGAGAGTTGTGGGGAGGGCCGACAGGAGAGGACAGCGCGATGTTGGCAGATGATGGCTCCGGGATTTGACAGTACTGTACGAGACTTCGCGTGTAACCCGGATGATAAGCCCCAGACAGTTCGTTCCTGTCACAGACTGAGAAGTTGTGTTCCACAGTGGGAGATATCAGCATGGGAAGAG TGTTCAACAGAGTGCGGCTATGGTGTTCAATTACGTCACGTCCGGTGCAGTAATGAAAACGAGGCTACGTGCAGCACACGCCGAAAGCCCCCCGACAGACGACCCTGCAGAAACAAGCCGTGTATAAACCATTGGTTCACACTGCCCTGGTCTTCT TGTTCGGGAATGTGCGGCATCCGGAAGCGGAAGGTGTATTGCAGGGACAATCAAGGCCGGGTGGTCGACGACAGGAAATGTGACTACAATACCAAACCTCTCACTGTCCATGCGTGTGGTCACTGCCAGAACAAGTGGGTGCCCCAGGATTGGGGAGAG TGTTCTGTGACCTGTGGGGGTGGGGTCACCACGAGACGCGTTGTGTGCGGCGCAACAAGCAGAGGCAGCTTCCACATTCGACCGGACTCGTACTGTATAGAGGAAGCCAGACCTCCCACAACCACCAGGTGTCGTACTGCGCCGTGTGGGGCCGCCTGGTATACCACAGAGTGGTCCGAG TGCTCTGAATCATGTGGCACCACTGGTTTCCGGTACCGTGACGTCAGATGCTACGGTGGACCGGAGACGGAAATGTGCGACGCTAACAGTCGACCCGAGGAACGCGAACGATGTCAGCTCCCGCCATGTAAAAAGG AGATGCGTTGTGAGGATGACGGTGAGACTCAGTGCCACCTGGTGGTGTCAGCCAAACTCTGTTCCCACAAGTACTACAGAACAGCTTGCTGCCAAACTTGCTCCTCTCACCATTAG